CGAGCACGCGCGAAGACTAAGGCGAGGGCTTAAGATGCGCCACGACAAGAGCAAGAACGACAGGAGCAACGACGCGCCCGACGAACCGGGGCGCACCCCCGGTCAGGCCGAGGGCCTCGACGAGGGTGTCGAGAAGAGCAAAGACGACCCTGGCAGGACGCCGGGGCAAGCCGAGGGCAAACGCGAGGATTGACCGCGCCTCCCACGGTTCGTTCACACAAAAAGTCGCGACCCAGACCTATCGGGCCGCGGCTTTTGCTCTTCGTGGACTCTAAACCAAGTAGCGCCGTAAATAGGCGACGGCCTCGCCGATCGTGTCCAGCCGGTAGCGGGCCCCCGTCTCACCGGGGCCGACCTTGACGGTAATCCCCTCGGCCAAGACGGCAAAGGCCTCCTCGTCGGTGGTGTCGTCGCCGATGAAGACCGGGGTGTGGCCCGGGTGCTCGCCTGCGAGCCGCGCCACCGCCCGGCCCTTACCGTAGCCCTTGGGCCGCAGCTCGAGCACCTTCTTGCCCCAGAGGGCCTCGAGCTCACCCGGCAGGCCCGCCGCCCAGGGCTCGAGCACGCTTCTGACCGCCGCTTCGTCGCCGGCCCGCCGGTAGTGCAGGGCCACCGCCACGCCCTTGTCCTCGACCGTAAGGCCGGGGTAGTCCGGCAGCGTCTCGCGCACCTCAGCCAGCGCCGCCACCTCAGCCTGGCCGACGAGCGGCCGCGCGGCTTCGCCGAGGCGGCCCTCCTCCATGCCGTGGACGCCGACGGCCCGCAGGCCAGGGAGCGGGAGGAGCGCGCCCAGGTCCCTAAGCCTTCTCCCCGTCACCACGAAGACGGGGTGATGCGCGGAGAGCGCGGTCAAGAGTTCTAGCACGCCGGGGTAGGGCCAGGCCTCCATGGGATTGGCGACGATCTCGGCCAGGGTGCCGTCGTAGTCGAGCAGCAAGAGCGGCCGGTCGGCGACGGGAATCATCTCCACTCCCCTTTCCGGCCCCAGCTTTGACCCCTCACGCCTCGAGCTCGCTCAAGAAGCCCTCGGCCCAGCGGTGGACGTCGAGTTCCTTGACGTGCGCCTTGAGTCTCGTCAGACGGTCCTTGCGCTCCTCTTCGGGCATGGTGAGCGCGGCCTTGATGGTCGCCACCACCCCGTCGATGTTGTAGGGGTTGATGAGCAGGGCGCCCTCCAGCACCTCGGCCGCGCCGGTCAGCTCGGAGAGGATGAGGACCCCCCGCTCGGAGGTCCAGGCGAACTCCTGGGCGATCAGGTTCATGCCGTCGCGCAGCGGCGTGACCAGGGCGGCGTCGGCCGCCAGATAGAAGGCCGCCAACCGCTCCGGCGGGAGAGAGTGGTAGATGTAGCGCACCGGCACCCAGTCGCCCTTCATGTACTCGCCGTTGATCCGACCCACCACCTCGTCGACGGCGCGCTTGAGCTCCAGGTAGGACTTTACCCGGGTGCGGCTGGGCGCGGCGATCTGATAAAACGTCACCTTGCCGCGGTAGTCGGGGTGGGTCTGCAAAAAACACTCGAAGGCCAGGAGGCGGTCAAGGATGCCCTTGGTGTAGTCGAGCCGGTCCACGCCCAGGAGGACGAAGTCGCTCCTCGCCTCCTCTCTTATCCGCTTCACCTCGGCCCGCACACGCCTGCGCTCGCTGAGGCGCCTAAAGCGCGCGGTGTCGATGCCGATGGGATGGGCCTCGACGCGGATCTCGCGGCCCTGCCAGCGGA
This portion of the Deinococcota bacterium genome encodes:
- the otsB gene encoding trehalose-phosphatase, producing MIPVADRPLLLLDYDGTLAEIVANPMEAWPYPGVLELLTALSAHHPVFVVTGRRLRDLGALLPLPGLRAVGVHGMEEGRLGEAARPLVGQAEVAALAEVRETLPDYPGLTVEDKGVAVALHYRRAGDEAAVRSVLEPWAAGLPGELEALWGKKVLELRPKGYGKGRAVARLAGEHPGHTPVFIGDDTTDEEAFAVLAEGITVKVGPGETGARYRLDTIGEAVAYLRRYLV
- a CDS encoding trehalose-6-phosphate synthase; protein product: MRLIIVANREPLREEGGRWLPSVGGLTTALLPVLEKKGGVWIAWGEKKAKELPKLSYPEDEARFTVQRLYLSKAELAAYYYGFANRVLWPLCHYFMAEMSLRRDFFKSYGAVNRRFARRALEAYEEGDTVWVQDYQLMLVPDLIRKERPESRIGFFFHIPWPAAEVWKVLSWAKELTEGLLGADLIGFHSQQYVKNFLEAVTTLTDAEVEGGRVRWQGREIRVEAHPIGIDTARFRRLSERRRVRAEVKRIREEARSDFVLLGVDRLDYTKGILDRLLAFECFLQTHPDYRGKVTFYQIAAPSRTRVKSYLELKRAVDEVVGRINGEYMKGDWVPVRYIYHSLPPERLAAFYLAADAALVTPLRDGMNLIAQEFAWTSERGVLILSELTGAAEVLEGALLINPYNIDGVVATIKAALTMPEEERKDRLTRLKAHVKELDVHRWAEGFLSELEA